Below is a genomic region from Corallococcus caeni.
CGCGCCCAAGCACCCCATGGCCACCGCCATGAACGAACTGGGCTACGCCGCCATGGCCCTGGGCAACCACGAGTTCAACTACGGCCAGGACGTCCTCAACAAGTTCAAGGGCGAGGCGAACTTCCCCCTCCTGGGCGCCAACGTGCGCAAGACCGCGGACGGCTCCGAGGCCTTCACCCCGTACATCCTCACCACGGTGTGCGACGTGAAGGTCGGCATCCTCGGCCTGGTGACGCCGGGCGTGGCGACGTGGGAGCGCAAGGACAACATCACCGGGCTGCGCTTCGATGATCCGCTGGAGACCGCGAAGACCTACGTGCCGAAGATGAAGCAGGCCGGCGCGGACGTGGTCGTGGTGGCCATCCACAGCGGCCCGGACAAGCAGCCCACCGGCAGCGCGAGCAGCCCGGAGTCGTGGCTCGCGGACTACGCGGACCCCACGAAGTGGACGGACCGGGGCAACATCGCCGGTGAGAACGAGGCGGTGCAGATTGCCCAGCAGGTGGCGGACGTGGACGTGCTCCTCACCGGCCACACCCACCAGCCCATCCCGAAGATGCTGCTGAAGAACGCGCAGGGCCGCGAGGTCCTCCTCACGCAGCCCAACCGCTGGGGCAGCCACCTGGCCGACGTGCAGCTCAACGTCACCTGGAACGGCGAGCGCTGGGGCGTGGACGCGCACGACTCGCTGCTCCACGCGGTGGACGACACGGTGGCGGAGGACGCCACCGTCAAGCAGCTCACCCAGGCCTACCACGACACCACGGTGGCCTACGTGAACCAGAAGATTGGCAGCACCACCGCGGCCTTCACGGGCGGCTTCCCCGGCCGCTACGTGGACAGCCCCCTGGGGGACCTGCTCAACATCGTGCAGGAGGAGGCCGCGGAGGAGGCCGGCTTCCCCGTGGACCTGTCCGCCACCGCCCTGTTCTCCAACGACGTCGCGCTGCCGGCGGGGGACGTCACCCTGCGCGACGCCTACAGCGTCTACATCTACGACAACACGCTGTACGTGATGGAGATCAACGGCTCCATCCTCCGGCGCGCGCTGGAGATGAACACGCTGTACTTCAAGCAGCTGGACGCGGCGAACCTGCCCGCGAAGCCCGCGGACGCGAAGGCCACCATGCCCGTCGTCGCGGACTACAACTGGGACCTCTACTCGCGCATCGAGTACGGCTACGACCTGACGAAGCCCGCGGGCTCCCGCCTCACGCACCTGCGCTTCCAGGGCCAGGACGTGCGCGACGACCAGGTCTTCCGCATCGCCGTCAACAACTACCGCGGCGGTGGCGGCGGCGGGTACAGCATGTTCAAGGAGGGCCGCCTGTTGTGGTCCTCCGCGGACGGCGTGCGGGACTACGTCGCGCGCTACATGCAGGCGCACCAGGGCCTGTCTCCGGACGTGGTGAACACCTGCAACTTCACGCTCGCGCCGGACCTCTACACGCCGTACTTCAAGGCCACGCTCGGCCCCGCGAAGTGCGCGCCCGTGCAGTGACGTAGGGACCCAGGGTGGCCCGGAGGACAGCCCTCCTCCCCGGAGGGCGCGTCCCACCGGGCCTCCCGTGTTCCTACCTTCCCGCGCATGGTCCGCCGCCTGCGCAGGTTCCTCCGCCAGCCCTCCTGGCTGCTGCTGGGCGGACTGGTCCTCCTGGGCGGGGGGCTGGGCATCGCGCTCGCCCGCGTGCAGGCGGACACCGCGCCGGCCCTGTTCGGACATGCCTGGCCCGGTGACATCGACTACGCGCGCGGCGCGCTGGGGGCGCTGCTCGGACTGCAGATCACCGTGCTCACCATCGTCCTGTCGCTGAACGCGCCGGTCATCCAGTCCGCGGCGAACCAGTACTCGCCGCGGCTGGTCTCCATCTACCTGAAGAACGCGCCGCTGCGCCGTGCCATCCCCTTCTTCGTCCTCTCCACCAGCTACATCCTCGCGGCCGTCCGGGAGCTGGGCCTCATCGAGGACGCGGGCGTGCGGCCCCGGCCAGTCCTCTCGGGGGCCATCGTCC
It encodes:
- a CDS encoding bifunctional metallophosphatase/5'-nucleotidase, yielding MAQGRGLLNRSSFLSRALRTGTLCLVGASSLLTACDSNDDPPPTPTPVDTSPRTLTLLQTSDLHTNIFPWDYFTGKPDAKRGLSRVATLIKQERAKNPDCTLLVDTGDTIQGSPLGTYYALVDNAPKHPMATAMNELGYAAMALGNHEFNYGQDVLNKFKGEANFPLLGANVRKTADGSEAFTPYILTTVCDVKVGILGLVTPGVATWERKDNITGLRFDDPLETAKTYVPKMKQAGADVVVVAIHSGPDKQPTGSASSPESWLADYADPTKWTDRGNIAGENEAVQIAQQVADVDVLLTGHTHQPIPKMLLKNAQGREVLLTQPNRWGSHLADVQLNVTWNGERWGVDAHDSLLHAVDDTVAEDATVKQLTQAYHDTTVAYVNQKIGSTTAAFTGGFPGRYVDSPLGDLLNIVQEEAAEEAGFPVDLSATALFSNDVALPAGDVTLRDAYSVYIYDNTLYVMEINGSILRRALEMNTLYFKQLDAANLPAKPADAKATMPVVADYNWDLYSRIEYGYDLTKPAGSRLTHLRFQGQDVRDDQVFRIAVNNYRGGGGGGYSMFKEGRLLWSSADGVRDYVARYMQAHQGLSPDVVNTCNFTLAPDLYTPYFKATLGPAKCAPVQ